From Haloarcula sp. CBA1127, a single genomic window includes:
- a CDS encoding 30S ribosomal protein S15 encodes MARMHTRRRGSSDSDKPAADEPPEWSDVDEDAIEERVVELAEQGHSPSEIGLKMRDEGVQGTPIPDVSLATGKKVTEILEENEAEPDLPEDLRNLLERAVRLRDHMDENPGDYQNKRALQNTQSKIRRLIDYYRGDEVDEDFTYSYDNAVEALGLE; translated from the coding sequence ATGGCACGAATGCATACACGCCGTCGCGGTTCGTCCGACTCGGACAAACCGGCGGCAGACGAACCCCCGGAGTGGAGTGACGTCGACGAGGACGCCATCGAAGAGCGCGTCGTCGAACTGGCCGAACAGGGCCACTCGCCCAGCGAGATCGGCCTGAAGATGCGCGACGAGGGCGTTCAGGGGACGCCGATCCCTGACGTCTCGCTCGCGACCGGCAAGAAAGTCACCGAGATTCTCGAGGAGAACGAAGCCGAGCCGGACCTGCCGGAAGACCTTCGAAACCTGCTCGAGCGGGCCGTCCGCCTTCGCGACCACATGGACGAGAACCCCGGTGACTACCAGAACAAGCGTGCGCTCCAGAACACGCAGTCGAAGATCCGGCGCCTCATCGACTACTACCGCGGTGACGAGGTCGACGAGGACTTCACCTACAGCTACGACAACGCCGTCGAAGCGCTGGGTCTCGAATAA
- a CDS encoding polymer-forming cytoskeletal protein produces MRFPWGQGRGQQRAQSAPLGLLLVLSLVIVGSGVVVSLGATALVDTEAGLDVSRAETGMTQLDSQAALVALGNADSQRVSLVGTDKSTYRIDDTAGRMTVNITNHSASPSTTTTLMDERLGAVVYENGNQEVAYQGGGVWRRSGSGSVMVSPPEFYYRDATLTLPLITVRGDRSLGPRASISKGNTTQVYPDQAAGNINPLDTGTVNITVQSEYYRSWGRYFEERTDGDAYYDHENDSVTTTLVVPTGPREVTSAVAATSAGGQITLSGSGTDPARTDSYNSSLGDYSASRGAFGTITTAGDVYVKGNSEVDGAVRSGNRVEVKGSGVVTRDVEYSTTKHIKGTVNGDVRQISGVEGAGAIDGLVNRRVANASDTNDNGATGSISGNQLDSGDQTLDAGTYYFEDLTLNGETLTINTGGDDVTIAVRDYVYIENSGRIKVNGDGKVRLYVKGEATSASGHHFHIYRTGDVNIDNANNSRQFWVYGQSDFDAVIEGDTDTPQFEGVIYAPAGGVGASSVSLKKAELYGGLVAGSVTVDNGGLVHYDRALRNERAVPKNTNIIRLTYLHVSKNRINVTSG; encoded by the coding sequence ATGCGATTCCCCTGGGGTCAGGGTCGGGGTCAGCAGCGGGCACAATCAGCCCCGCTCGGGCTGTTACTAGTTCTGAGTCTCGTCATCGTTGGATCCGGTGTCGTTGTCAGCCTGGGAGCGACGGCGCTGGTCGATACTGAGGCCGGGCTCGATGTCTCCCGGGCGGAGACTGGGATGACCCAGCTGGATTCTCAGGCGGCGCTGGTGGCGCTTGGGAACGCCGACAGCCAGCGGGTATCACTCGTCGGGACGGACAAATCGACGTACCGAATCGACGACACCGCGGGTCGGATGACCGTCAACATCACCAACCACTCGGCCTCGCCCTCGACGACAACCACATTGATGGATGAGCGCCTCGGCGCGGTTGTCTACGAAAACGGGAACCAGGAAGTCGCCTATCAGGGCGGCGGGGTGTGGCGGCGCTCCGGCAGCGGCAGTGTCATGGTTTCACCGCCGGAGTTCTACTACCGCGACGCAACGCTAACGCTCCCACTCATCACCGTCCGCGGTGACCGCTCGCTTGGACCACGGGCAAGTATTTCGAAGGGCAACACGACGCAGGTGTATCCCGACCAGGCGGCTGGGAACATCAATCCGCTGGATACGGGAACGGTCAACATCACCGTCCAGAGCGAGTACTACCGGTCATGGGGGCGCTACTTCGAAGAGCGGACTGACGGCGACGCGTACTACGACCACGAAAACGACAGCGTGACCACCACGCTGGTCGTGCCGACGGGGCCGCGAGAAGTGACAAGTGCCGTCGCGGCCACGTCCGCCGGTGGACAGATTACACTCTCCGGCAGTGGTACCGACCCCGCTCGAACGGATAGCTACAATTCGTCTCTCGGCGACTACTCAGCCTCACGAGGGGCGTTCGGCACGATCACCACAGCCGGTGACGTGTACGTCAAAGGGAACAGTGAGGTGGACGGCGCTGTTCGGTCCGGTAACCGGGTCGAGGTGAAGGGGAGCGGTGTCGTCACCCGTGACGTGGAATACTCGACCACGAAGCACATCAAAGGTACTGTCAACGGCGATGTCAGACAGATTTCAGGTGTCGAAGGAGCCGGCGCCATCGACGGCCTGGTGAACCGGCGAGTCGCCAACGCAAGCGACACCAATGACAACGGCGCGACCGGGAGTATTTCGGGGAATCAGCTCGACAGCGGCGACCAGACGCTCGACGCAGGCACGTACTACTTCGAAGACCTGACGCTGAACGGCGAGACATTGACGATTAACACAGGTGGTGACGACGTGACTATCGCTGTCCGGGACTACGTCTACATCGAGAACAGCGGACGGATCAAAGTCAACGGTGACGGGAAAGTCCGTCTCTACGTCAAAGGCGAGGCCACGTCTGCCAGCGGCCACCACTTCCACATCTATCGTACCGGGGACGTCAACATCGACAACGCCAACAACTCCAGGCAGTTCTGGGTGTACGGCCAGTCGGACTTCGACGCCGTCATCGAGGGGGATACCGATACTCCGCAGTTCGAGGGCGTGATTTACGCACCCGCCGGCGGCGTCGGTGCCAGCAGCGTCTCACTCAAGAAGGCGGAGCTGTACGGCGGCCTCGTCGCCGGGTCAGTTACGGTGGACAACGGCGGGCTGGTCCATTACGACCGGGCGCTCAGAAACGAACGGGCCGTTCCGAAGAACACGAACATCATCCGGCTGACGTACCTCCACGTCTCGAAGAACCGAATCAACGTGACCAGCGGGTAG
- the rpl12p gene encoding 50S ribosomal protein P1 yields the protein MEYVYAALILNESGEEINEDNLTDVLDAAGVDVEESRVKALVAALEDVDIEEAVDQAAAAPVPASGGAAAPAEGDADEADEADEEAEEEAADDGGDDDDDEDDEASGEGLGELFG from the coding sequence ATGGAATACGTATACGCTGCACTCATCCTGAACGAATCGGGCGAAGAAATCAACGAAGACAACCTCACCGACGTGCTCGACGCCGCGGGCGTCGACGTCGAGGAGTCCCGTGTCAAGGCCCTCGTCGCCGCCCTCGAAGATGTCGACATCGAGGAGGCCGTCGACCAGGCCGCTGCGGCACCGGTGCCGGCAAGCGGTGGCGCGGCCGCACCCGCAGAGGGTGACGCCGACGAGGCCGACGAGGCCGACGAGGAAGCCGAAGAAGAGGCTGCCGACGACGGCGGCGACGACGATGACGATGAAGACGACGAGGCAAGCGGTGAAGGCCTCGGCGAACTCTTCGGCTAA
- a CDS encoding 50S ribosomal protein L10, producing the protein MSAESERKTETIPEWKQEEVDAIVEMIESYESVGVVNIAGIPSRQLQDMRRDLHGTAELRVSRNTLLERALDDVDDGLEDLNSCITGQVGLIGTDDNPFSLFQELEASKTPAPIGAGEVAPNDIVIPEGDTGVDPGPFVGELQSVGADARIQEGSIQVLSDSTVLDTGEEVSQELANVLNELGIEPKEVGLDLRAVFADGVLFEPEELELDVDEYRSDIQAAAGRAFNLSVNADYPTATTAPTMLQSARGNAKSLALQAAIEDPEVVPDLVSKADAQVRALASQIDDEEALPEELQGVEADVATEEPTDDQDEDTASEDDADADDAAEEADEDDDDDGDAGDALGEMF; encoded by the coding sequence ATGAGCGCCGAATCCGAACGCAAGACCGAAACCATCCCCGAGTGGAAGCAGGAAGAGGTCGACGCCATCGTGGAGATGATCGAGTCCTACGAGAGCGTCGGCGTCGTCAACATCGCCGGGATTCCGTCCCGGCAGCTGCAGGACATGCGACGTGACCTGCACGGGACCGCCGAACTCCGCGTCTCCCGGAACACGCTGCTCGAGCGTGCGCTCGACGATGTCGATGACGGACTCGAAGACCTCAACAGCTGCATCACCGGGCAGGTCGGACTCATCGGGACCGACGATAACCCGTTCTCGCTGTTTCAGGAACTCGAGGCCTCCAAGACGCCTGCACCCATCGGTGCCGGCGAGGTGGCCCCGAACGACATCGTGATTCCGGAAGGCGACACGGGCGTCGACCCCGGTCCGTTCGTCGGCGAACTCCAGAGCGTGGGTGCCGACGCACGCATTCAGGAAGGCTCCATTCAGGTCCTTTCTGACTCGACGGTGCTTGACACCGGCGAGGAAGTCTCTCAGGAACTCGCAAACGTTCTGAACGAACTCGGTATCGAACCGAAGGAGGTCGGTCTCGACCTTCGCGCCGTCTTCGCCGACGGCGTGCTGTTCGAACCCGAGGAACTGGAACTCGACGTCGACGAGTACCGGAGCGACATCCAGGCGGCTGCCGGCCGAGCGTTCAATCTCTCGGTCAACGCCGACTACCCGACCGCGACGACGGCCCCGACGATGCTCCAGTCCGCTCGTGGCAACGCCAAGAGCCTCGCGCTCCAGGCTGCCATCGAAGACCCCGAGGTCGTGCCTGACCTCGTGAGCAAGGCTGACGCACAGGTCCGTGCGCTCGCCTCGCAAATTGACGACGAAGAGGCACTCCCAGAGGAGCTTCAGGGCGTTGAGGCCGACGTGGCGACAGAGGAACCGACTGACGACCAAGACGAGGACACCGCATCCGAGGACGACGCGGACGCCGACGACGCGGCCGAAGAGGCCGACGAAGACGACGACGATGATGGCGACGCCGGCGACGCGCTCGGAGAGATGTTCTAA
- a CDS encoding 50S ribosomal protein L1, with translation MADQEIENAVSRALEDAPERNFRETVDLAVNLRDLDLNDPSNRVDESVVLPAGTGQETTIVVFAEGETALRAEEVADDVLDEDELEELGGDDDAAKDLADDTDFFIAEKGLMQDIGRYLGTVLGPRGKMPEPLDPDDDVVEVIERMKNTVQLRSGERRTFHTRVGAEDMSAEDISDNIDVILRRLHADLEKGPLNIDTVYVKTTMGPAMEVA, from the coding sequence ATGGCAGATCAGGAAATAGAGAACGCAGTCTCGCGCGCACTCGAGGACGCACCTGAGCGGAATTTCCGCGAAACGGTCGACCTCGCTGTGAACCTGCGCGACTTAGATCTTAACGACCCGTCGAACCGCGTCGACGAGTCCGTCGTGCTTCCTGCTGGCACCGGCCAGGAGACCACTATTGTGGTCTTCGCCGAGGGCGAAACCGCCCTTCGTGCCGAGGAAGTTGCAGACGACGTACTCGACGAGGACGAACTCGAGGAACTCGGTGGCGACGACGACGCCGCCAAGGACCTTGCCGATGACACTGACTTCTTCATTGCGGAGAAGGGACTGATGCAGGACATCGGTCGCTACCTCGGGACCGTCCTCGGCCCGCGTGGGAAGATGCCGGAACCGCTCGACCCCGACGACGACGTCGTCGAGGTCATCGAACGCATGAAAAACACCGTGCAGCTCCGCAGCGGGGAACGGCGAACGTTCCACACGCGGGTCGGCGCGGAGGACATGTCCGCCGAGGATATCTCGGACAACATTGACGTTATCCTCCGCCGTCTGCACGCGGACCTCGAGAAGGGCCCGCTCAACATCGACACTGTCTACGTGAAGACGACGATGGGGCCTGCGATGGAGGTTGCCTGA
- a CDS encoding 50S ribosomal protein L11 translates to MAGTIEVLVPGGEANPGPPLGPELGPTPVDVQAVVQEINDQTAAFDGTEVPVTVEYDDDGSFEIEVGVPPTAELIKDEAGFETGSGEPQEDFVADLSVDQVKQIAEQKHPDLLSYDLTNAAKEVVGTCTSLGVTIEGENPREFKERIDAGEYDDVFAAEAQA, encoded by the coding sequence ATGGCTGGAACTATCGAAGTCCTCGTTCCCGGTGGGGAGGCCAACCCTGGCCCGCCACTCGGTCCGGAACTCGGCCCGACACCGGTGGACGTGCAGGCAGTCGTACAGGAGATCAACGACCAGACCGCAGCGTTCGACGGTACCGAAGTCCCCGTCACCGTCGAGTACGACGACGACGGCTCCTTCGAGATCGAAGTCGGTGTCCCACCGACAGCTGAACTCATCAAGGACGAGGCCGGCTTCGAGACCGGCAGCGGCGAGCCCCAAGAGGACTTCGTCGCTGACCTTTCCGTTGATCAGGTCAAACAGATCGCCGAACAGAAGCACCCTGACCTGCTGTCCTACGACCTCACGAACGCCGCAAAGGAAGTCGTTGGGACGTGCACCTCCCTCGGTGTCACTATCGAAGGCGAGAACCCACGCGAATTCAAGGAGCGCATCGACGCAGGCGAGTACGACGACGTGTTCGCGGCCGAAGCACAAGCGTAA